In the genome of Pseudomonas lalucatii, the window CGGCCCAGGCGGTCCCGGGCGCCACCCAGATCCAGCGCAGCGTGCGCCTCGGCGCGCCGTTCAAGGGCGTGGAGATCGTCTGCGAGGAGCAGGCCTGGCCGCTCGGCGAGCACGCGGCGGACCTGGTGCTGCTGCAGCATGGCCTGGACTTCAGCCTGTCGCCCCACGGCCTGCTGCGCGAGGCGGCGCGCAGCGTCAGGCCCGGGGGGCACCTGGTGGTGATCGGCATCAACCCCATGAGCGCCTGGGGCGTGCGCCACCTGTTCAGCCGCGACGCCCTGCGCCAGGCCCGCTGCATCGCACCGACCCGGGTCTGCGACTGGCTGCACCTGCTGGGCTTCGCGCTGGAGAAACGCCGCTTCGGATGCTATCGTCCGCCGCTTGCTTCGCGTGCCTGGCAGGCGCGCCTGGCGCCGCTGGAGGCCTGGGGCGATGCCTGGCAAGTGCCCGGCGGCGGCTTCTACCTGCTGGTGGCGCGCAAGCTGGTGGTCGGCCTGCGGCCATTGCGCCAGAGCCAGCGCGCGCCCATGGGCAAGCTGGTGCCCATGCCGGTGGCCAAGGTCAGCCGGCGCGATTCCGAACAGCGCTAGACCAGCGGCCCCAGAGCCTGCCGGGCGACATTTACCGAGAGAAAGGCTGTGCATGTCTGAACAAGTCGAGATTTACACCGATGGCGCCTGCAAGGGCAATCCGGGCATCGGTGGCTGGGGGGCGTTGCTGGTTTTCAAGGGCGTGGAGAAGGAGCTGTGGGGCGGCGAGGCCGAGACCACCAACAACCGCATGGAACTGACTGCGGCGATTCGTGCCCTGGCCGAGCTCAAGCGGGCCTGCGAGGTGCGCCTGGTCACCGATTCGCAGTACGTCATGCAGGGCATTCAGGACTGGATGCCGAACTGGAAGAAACGCGGCTGGAAGACCGCCGCCAAGCAGCCGGTGAAGAATGCCGACCTGTGGCAGCAGCTGGATGAGCAGGTCAATCGCCACAACGTGACCTGGCAGTGGGTGCGCGGCCATACCGGCCATCCGGGCAACGAGCGGGCCGACCTGCTGGCCAACCGTGGCGTCGAAGAAGTGAGGGGCTTGAAGCGTGCGTAGCATCGTTCTGGATACCGAAACCACCGGCATGCCGGTCACCGATGGCCACCGCATCATCGAGATCGGCTGCGTCGAACTGGAAGGCCGGCGCCTGACCGGCCGGCATTTCCACGTCTACCTGCAGCCGGACCGCGAGATCGACGAAGGCGCCATCGCGGTGCACGGCATCACCAACGAGTTCCTGCAGGACAAGCCGCGCTTCAAGGACGTCGCCGAGGAGTTCTTCGAGTTCATCAAGGGCGCCCAGCTGATCATCCACAACGCGGCGTTCGACGTGGGCTTCATCAACAACGAGTTCGCCCTGCTGGGGCAGCAGGATCGCGCGGAGATCGCTGACCACTGCGCGATCCTCGATACCCTGCTGATGGCCCGCGAGCGCCACCCGGGCCAGCGCAACAACCTCGACGCACTGTGCAAGCGCTACGACGTCGACAACTCCGGCCGCGACCTGCACGGCGCCTTGCTCGACGCCGAGATTCTCGCCGACGTCTACCTGGCGATGACCGGCGGGCAGACCCACCTGTCCCTGGCCGGCGATGGCTCCGAAGGCGACAGCAGCGGTCGCCGGCAGCCCACCCCGATCCGCCGCCTGCCGGCCGAGCGCACCCGCACCCCGGTGATCCGCGCCAGCGAGGAAGAACTGGCCGAGCATGCCGCGCGCCTGGCGGTGATCGAGAAGTCGGCCGGTGCGCCGCCGCTGTGGCTGCAGCTGGAGCAGGCGACAGCCGAGCAGTAGGGGGCCGTTCAGGCCGTGCACACCAAGCGCTCCCTGCCAGGGGGGCGCCCATGAAAAAGCCCCGAGGCCTTGCAGCCTCGGGGCTTTTTCGTTCCGGCCTGGCGCGTGTCAGTCGAACACGATGCCCTGGGCCAGCGGCAACTCGCGGGAGTAGTTGACCGTGTTGGTCTGCCGGCGCATGTAGGCCTTCCAGGCATCGGAGCCGGACTCGCGGCCGCCGCCGGTCTCCTTCTCGCCGCCGAAGGCGCCGCCGATCTCCGCACCGCTGGTGCCGATGTTGACGTTGGCGATGCCGCAGTCGCTGCCGGCGGCACTCTGGAACTGCTCGGCCTCGCGCATATCGGTGGTGAAGATGCACGACGACAGGCCCTGGGGGACCTCGTTGTTCAGGCGCAGGGCCTGGTCGAAGTCGCTGTAGCTCATCACGTAGAGGATCGGCGCGAAGGTCTCGTGGCGCACCACCTCGCTCTGCGCCGGCATCTCGACGATGGCCGGGCTGACGTAGTAGGCGTTCGGGAACTGCTCGGCCAGCTGACGCTCGCCGCCGAACACCTGGCCGCCCTCGGCGCGGGCCTTGTCCAGCGCCGCCTGCATGGCCTCGAAGCTGTGCTTGTCGATCAGCGGGCCGACCAGGTTGCCCTGCAGCGGGTGGCCGATGCGCACCTTGCTGTAGGCGACCTTGAGGCGGGCGACGATCTCGTCCTTGACCGACTCGTGGGCGATCAGCCGGCGCAGGGTGGTGCAGCGCTGGCCGGCGGTGCCGACCGCACCGAACAGGATGGCCCGCACGGCCATGTCCAGGTCGGCGCTGGGGGCCAGGATCATGGCGTTGTTGCCGCCCAGCTCGAGGATGCTGCGGGCGAAGCGCGCCGCCACCTTGGGCGCCACCTCGCGGCCCATGCGGGTGCTGCCGGTGGCGCTGATCAGCGCCACGCGCGGGTCTTCCACCAGGGCGTCGCCGGCTTCGCGGTCGCCGATGATCAGCTGGCTGAGGCCCTCGGGGGCGTCGCCGAAGGCGGCCAGCGCCTGCTCGAACAGTGCCTGGCAGGCCAGGGCGGTCAGCGGGGTCTTCTCCGACGGCTTCCACAGCACCGCGTCGCCGCAGACCAGGGCCAGGGTGGTGTTCCAGGCCCAGACCGCCACCGGGAAGTTGAAGGCGCTGATGACGCCGACCACGCCGAGCGGCTGCCAGGTCTCGCGCATGTGGTGGCCCGGACGCTCGGAGGCGATGGTCAGGCCGTAGAGCTGGCGCGACAGGCCGACGGCGAAGTCGCAGATGTCGATCATCTCCTGCACTTCGCCCAGGCCTTCCTGGGTGATCTTGCCGGCTTCCCAGGACACCAGCTCGCCGAGGTCGGCCTTGTGCTTGCGCAGCACCTCGCCGAACAGGCGGATCAGCTCGCCACGGCGCGGCGCCGGCACGCTGCGCCAGGCCAGGAAGGCCTGCTCGGCGCGGGCGATCTTGGCCTGCACGGCGGCGCGGTCCTCGAGGCTGACCGAAGCGATCTGGCTGCCGTCGATCGGGGTGTGTACCGGGTAGTTGCCATTCTCCACTGCGTGGGCGCTAACCCCGAGGCGGCTCAGAAGTCCGTCAACCATGGCTCTCTCCTGTATCTGGTCGTGGTTGAAAATTATGCTCGGGGTCAGTATTAATCCTCCGCCTGGAGGGCAGCAAGCGAGCATTATTCGCCATGTCATTCCTTGGATTCATCGATTGGCCCATTCGCCGCCCTCAGCCTTCGCGAGATTTCCCATGTCCAAACGCCTGATGCCGTCCATGGCCGCCCTGCAGTGCTTCGAGGCGGTGGCGCGCCACCTGAGCTTCACCCGCGCGGCCGAGGAGCTGTTCCTCACCCAGAGCGCGGTGAGCAAGCAGGTGGCGCAGCTCGAGGAGATGCTCCAGCACCTGCTGTTCCGCCGCATCCGCCGGCGCCTGCAGCTGACCCCGGCCGGCTCGCTGTACCTGACCGAGGTGAACAAGATCCTCAAGCAGGTGGAGATGTCCACCCACTACATCCTCTCCTACGGCGGCGAGACCGAGGTGCTCAAGGTGGCCACCCAACCGACCTTCGGCGCGCGCTGGCTGATCCCGCACCTCAAGGGCTTCGGCGCGGCCAACCCGAACATCCACCTGGATATCCGCAACGAACTGGAACCCTTCGACCTGGTCCAGGCGCGGGCCGACGTGGTGTTCTTCTTCGGCCAGGGCACCTGGCCGGGGGCCGAATGCATCGAGCTGTTCGGCGAGCAGATGGTGCCGGTGTGCGCCCCGGACATCCTTCCCGCCGAGCCGCTGGTCAGCGCCCTGCAGCTCAGCGAGCGGGTGCTGCTGCAGTGCGCCTCGCGCCCCGAGGCCTGGCACGAGTGGTTCCAGGCCCAGGGCCTGCAGACCGAGCACAGCTACCACGGCCCGCGCTTCGAGACCTTCTACATGTGCATCCGCGCCGCCCAGTCCGGCTGCGGCGTGGCGCTGGTGCCGCGCTTTCTGGTGGAGGACGAACTGGCCGAGGGCAAGCTGGTGATTCCCTGGGACCACCCCCTGGCCAGCAGCGGCCGGCACTTTCTCGCCTACGCCGAGCACGCCGCCGAGGTGCCGAAGATCCGCGCCTTCGTCCGTTGGATCGAGGAGCAGGTGCGTCGCGAGTACGGCGCCGCCGGCCGCTGAGCCGTGCCCGGGCGGCGCTGACTCGGAAAAAAAGGAATAACTGACGCGTTTTTTTTCGTTTGTAGGCCGGCTTCCTCTCTCGCTTTCATAGTGGCCCCGCCCAACCGGCCAAGAGGACGCCCCATGCCTGCCCGCGAGAATGCCAGCCAACGCCCATCGACCTGCCGCCGCGACCGCGCCGCGGGAGCCCGCCCATGAGCCAGGCGCCGATCAGCAATGCCCTGGGCATCGTCCACCCCATCAGCCTCAGCCACGGCCGCAACGCCGAGGTCTGGGACGTCTCGGGCAAGCGCTATATCGACTTCGTCGGCGGCATCGGCGTGCTCAACCTGGGCCACTGCCACCCGCAGGTCGTCGCGGCGGTACGCGAGCAGGCCGGCAAGCTGACCCACTCGGCCTTCAACGCCGTGCCCCACGAGGGCTACGGCCGCCTGATGGAGGCCCTGGCGCGCTTCGTGCCGGTCAGCTACCCGCTGTCCGGCATGCTCACCAACAGCGGCGCCGAGGCGGCGGAGAACGCACTCAAGCTGGTGCGCGCGGCGACCGGGCGCACGGCGGT includes:
- a CDS encoding aldehyde dehydrogenase family protein; protein product: MVDGLLSRLGVSAHAVENGNYPVHTPIDGSQIASVSLEDRAAVQAKIARAEQAFLAWRSVPAPRRGELIRLFGEVLRKHKADLGELVSWEAGKITQEGLGEVQEMIDICDFAVGLSRQLYGLTIASERPGHHMRETWQPLGVVGVISAFNFPVAVWAWNTTLALVCGDAVLWKPSEKTPLTALACQALFEQALAAFGDAPEGLSQLIIGDREAGDALVEDPRVALISATGSTRMGREVAPKVAARFARSILELGGNNAMILAPSADLDMAVRAILFGAVGTAGQRCTTLRRLIAHESVKDEIVARLKVAYSKVRIGHPLQGNLVGPLIDKHSFEAMQAALDKARAEGGQVFGGERQLAEQFPNAYYVSPAIVEMPAQSEVVRHETFAPILYVMSYSDFDQALRLNNEVPQGLSSCIFTTDMREAEQFQSAAGSDCGIANVNIGTSGAEIGGAFGGEKETGGGRESGSDAWKAYMRRQTNTVNYSRELPLAQGIVFD
- the rnhA gene encoding ribonuclease HI produces the protein MSEQVEIYTDGACKGNPGIGGWGALLVFKGVEKELWGGEAETTNNRMELTAAIRALAELKRACEVRLVTDSQYVMQGIQDWMPNWKKRGWKTAAKQPVKNADLWQQLDEQVNRHNVTWQWVRGHTGHPGNERADLLANRGVEEVRGLKRA
- the dnaQ gene encoding DNA polymerase III subunit epsilon; the encoded protein is MRSIVLDTETTGMPVTDGHRIIEIGCVELEGRRLTGRHFHVYLQPDREIDEGAIAVHGITNEFLQDKPRFKDVAEEFFEFIKGAQLIIHNAAFDVGFINNEFALLGQQDRAEIADHCAILDTLLMARERHPGQRNNLDALCKRYDVDNSGRDLHGALLDAEILADVYLAMTGGQTHLSLAGDGSEGDSSGRRQPTPIRRLPAERTRTPVIRASEEELAEHAARLAVIEKSAGAPPLWLQLEQATAEQ
- a CDS encoding LysR family transcriptional regulator, translating into MSKRLMPSMAALQCFEAVARHLSFTRAAEELFLTQSAVSKQVAQLEEMLQHLLFRRIRRRLQLTPAGSLYLTEVNKILKQVEMSTHYILSYGGETEVLKVATQPTFGARWLIPHLKGFGAANPNIHLDIRNELEPFDLVQARADVVFFFGQGTWPGAECIELFGEQMVPVCAPDILPAEPLVSALQLSERVLLQCASRPEAWHEWFQAQGLQTEHSYHGPRFETFYMCIRAAQSGCGVALVPRFLVEDELAEGKLVIPWDHPLASSGRHFLAYAEHAAEVPKIRAFVRWIEEQVRREYGAAGR
- a CDS encoding class I SAM-dependent methyltransferase, producing the protein MSDHPFAQADADWLSLIGKARNWFNGPYGQLLLVEERRLLEDELARFFGGYLVHYGPSAQAVPGATQIQRSVRLGAPFKGVEIVCEEQAWPLGEHAADLVLLQHGLDFSLSPHGLLREAARSVRPGGHLVVIGINPMSAWGVRHLFSRDALRQARCIAPTRVCDWLHLLGFALEKRRFGCYRPPLASRAWQARLAPLEAWGDAWQVPGGGFYLLVARKLVVGLRPLRQSQRAPMGKLVPMPVAKVSRRDSEQR